A DNA window from Burkholderia sp. HI2500 contains the following coding sequences:
- the secF gene encoding protein translocase subunit SecF → MEFFRIRKDIPFMRHALVFNVISLVTFLAAVFFLFHRGLHLSVEFTGGTVIEVQYQQAAELEPVRATLGKLGYADAQVQNFGTSRNVLIRLQLKEGLTSAQQSDQVMGALKAQNPDVTLQRVEFVGPQVGRELATDGLLALACVVIGIVIYLSFRFEWKYAVAGIIANLHDIVIILGFFAFFQWEFSLAVLAAILAVLGYSVNESVVIFDRIRETFRRERKMSVQEVINHAITTTMSRTIITHTSTEMMVLSMFFFGGPTLHYFALALTVGIMFGIYSSVFVAGSLAMWLGIKREDLIKEKKSAHDPDDPNAGAQV, encoded by the coding sequence ATGGAATTTTTCCGCATCCGTAAAGACATTCCGTTCATGCGGCACGCGCTGGTGTTCAACGTGATCTCGCTGGTCACGTTCCTCGCCGCCGTGTTCTTCCTGTTCCACCGCGGGCTGCACCTGTCCGTCGAATTCACCGGCGGGACGGTGATCGAGGTGCAGTACCAGCAGGCCGCTGAACTCGAGCCGGTGCGCGCGACGCTCGGCAAGCTCGGCTACGCCGACGCGCAGGTGCAGAACTTCGGCACGTCGCGCAACGTGCTGATCCGCCTGCAGCTGAAGGAAGGCCTCACGTCCGCGCAGCAGAGCGACCAGGTGATGGGCGCGCTGAAGGCGCAGAACCCGGACGTCACGCTGCAGCGCGTCGAGTTCGTCGGCCCGCAGGTCGGCCGGGAGCTCGCGACCGACGGCCTGCTCGCGCTCGCGTGCGTCGTGATCGGCATCGTGATCTACCTGTCGTTCCGCTTCGAGTGGAAGTACGCGGTGGCCGGCATCATCGCCAACCTGCACGACATCGTGATCATTCTCGGCTTCTTCGCGTTCTTCCAGTGGGAGTTCTCGCTGGCGGTGCTCGCGGCGATCCTCGCGGTGCTCGGCTACTCGGTCAACGAGTCGGTCGTCATCTTCGACCGGATCCGCGAAACGTTCCGCCGCGAACGCAAGATGAGCGTGCAGGAAGTGATCAACCACGCGATCACGACCACGATGTCGCGTACGATCATCACGCACACGTCGACCGAAATGATGGTGCTGTCGATGTTCTTCTTCGGCGGCCCGACGCTGCACTACTTCGCACTCGCGCTGACGGTCGGCATCATGTTCGGCATCTACTCGTCGGTGTTCGTCGCGGGCTCGCTCGCGATGTGGCTCGGCATCAAGCGCGAAGACCTGATCAAGGAAAAGAAGTCCGCGCACGATCCGGACGATCCGAACGCAGGCGCGCAGGTTTAA
- a CDS encoding YceI family protein: protein MKVSFSRSMLTAFAAASLVASGAALADVDLAKSKVSAVSKQMNVPTEGAFKKFSAQVKFDPAKAAQGSAQMTIDVASYDLGDKMYNDQVAGKDWFDAKAYPQATFVSSAIAPAGGNKYNVTGKLTIKGKSENVTVPVTVTQSGATQTFDGVLPIKRSAFNVGTGEWKDTSVVADEVQIKFHLVATK from the coding sequence ATGAAAGTGTCTTTCTCCCGCTCCATGCTGACCGCGTTCGCCGCGGCGTCACTTGTCGCGTCGGGCGCGGCGCTCGCCGATGTCGATCTCGCGAAGAGCAAGGTGTCCGCCGTGTCGAAGCAGATGAACGTGCCGACCGAAGGCGCGTTCAAGAAGTTTTCCGCGCAGGTGAAGTTCGACCCGGCGAAAGCCGCGCAGGGCAGCGCCCAGATGACGATCGACGTCGCCAGCTATGACCTCGGCGACAAGATGTACAACGACCAGGTCGCCGGCAAGGACTGGTTCGACGCGAAGGCGTATCCGCAGGCCACGTTCGTGTCGTCGGCGATCGCGCCGGCGGGCGGCAACAAGTACAACGTGACCGGCAAGCTGACGATCAAGGGCAAGTCCGAGAACGTCACGGTGCCCGTCACGGTCACGCAGAGCGGCGCGACGCAGACCTTCGACGGCGTGCTGCCGATCAAGCGCTCGGCGTTCAACGTCGGCACCGGCGAGTGGAAGGACACGTCGGTCGTCGCGGACGAAGTGCAGATCAAGTTCCATCTCGTCGCCACCAAGTAA
- a CDS encoding paraquat-inducible protein A encodes MTTPTAAREGYVSCHACGLVQTLDQPHAHCARCGSALHVRTPNSIMRTWALLLAAAILYIPANLLPIMRTSSIVGSQEDTIMSGVIYFWTSGDWPLAVVVFVASILVPMLKLGVLLILVISAQRRAAWRPLQRTRLYRIVERIGRWSMLDIFVVTLTVALVHFRSLAVITAGPGALAFGSVVILTMLASMQFDPRLIWDPVETSGNHHE; translated from the coding sequence ATGACGACGCCGACCGCCGCCCGCGAGGGCTACGTCAGCTGCCACGCGTGCGGGCTCGTGCAGACGCTCGACCAACCGCACGCGCATTGCGCGCGCTGCGGCAGCGCGCTGCACGTGCGCACGCCGAACAGCATCATGCGCACGTGGGCGCTGCTGCTCGCGGCCGCGATCCTGTATATCCCGGCGAACCTGCTGCCGATCATGCGCACGTCGTCGATCGTCGGCTCCCAGGAAGACACGATCATGAGCGGCGTCATCTATTTCTGGACGTCCGGCGACTGGCCGCTCGCCGTCGTCGTGTTCGTCGCCAGCATCCTCGTGCCGATGCTCAAGCTCGGCGTGCTGCTGATCCTCGTGATCAGCGCGCAGCGCCGCGCCGCCTGGCGGCCGCTGCAGCGCACGCGCCTCTACCGGATCGTCGAACGCATCGGCCGCTGGTCGATGCTCGACATCTTCGTCGTGACGCTGACCGTCGCGCTCGTCCATTTTCGTTCGCTCGCCGTCATCACGGCCGGCCCCGGCGCGCTCGCGTTCGGTTCCGTCGTGATCCTGACGATGCTCGCATCGATGCAGTTCGATCCCCGCCTGATCTGGGATCCAGTCGAAACCTCAGGGAATCACCATGAATAG
- a CDS encoding S41 family peptidase gives MMPPTRVVLRLAVCAAVTAALLPCASSVGAQQPVSAPPASAASTASTASAASAASAASAASAASAPAAASPAPTQPPSPCPPDWEPQICELKAAVEVLKRQHLTDVDIGALLDATTHAGIKTLPYARFFDAKEEQERRDDERRARDGTPGIGIVFETRPDGLHIVDVIPDAPAEKAGVRPDDLVVAMNDTSVVGIDPADLTRLAKGDAGVPLKLTVQRGPSHPVLSVAPVRTILKPHPATAKRLDGDILYTRLSSFPEPAVGDYVDAVQAARRTGPPVKGVILDLRINGGGALNAAIGITALFAGRDRTAMVTVERGDANRRRYTTNWPDYALPVMHGQDPLAPLQADDWWRTVPLVVLVDGQSASAAEATAAALKDLGRAKLLGMPTYGKGLAQTGVDLIDGTRLNFTYARNLRPNGCPMDGYGVVPDWLVPPRRDSDVDGVLLWYREADLARAPYADRLAPDPFAKVRKERQKRREQRALAKIDTAKSAALPQREFGTATDWQLGQALAALAGRPVRTVEARPQLMPAQPVCERAGN, from the coding sequence ATGATGCCTCCCACGCGTGTCGTGCTTCGCCTTGCCGTTTGCGCCGCCGTCACGGCCGCGCTCCTGCCGTGCGCGTCATCCGTCGGTGCGCAACAGCCGGTGTCCGCCCCGCCCGCTTCTGCCGCTTCTACCGCTTCTACCGCTTCTGCCGCTTCTGCCGCTTCTGCCGCTTCTGCCGCTTCTGCCGCTTCGGCGCCCGCAGCCGCTTCGCCCGCCCCCACCCAGCCGCCCTCGCCCTGCCCGCCCGACTGGGAGCCGCAGATCTGCGAGCTCAAGGCGGCGGTGGAAGTCCTGAAGCGGCAGCACCTGACCGACGTCGACATCGGCGCACTGCTCGACGCAACGACCCACGCGGGGATCAAGACGCTGCCGTACGCGCGTTTCTTCGACGCGAAGGAGGAGCAGGAGCGGCGCGACGACGAACGGCGCGCGCGCGACGGCACGCCCGGCATCGGCATCGTGTTCGAGACGCGGCCCGACGGGCTGCACATCGTCGACGTGATTCCCGACGCGCCGGCGGAAAAGGCCGGCGTGCGCCCCGACGATCTCGTCGTCGCGATGAACGATACGAGCGTCGTCGGCATCGACCCCGCCGACCTGACCAGACTCGCCAAGGGCGACGCGGGCGTGCCGCTGAAGCTCACGGTCCAGCGCGGCCCGTCGCACCCGGTGCTGAGCGTCGCGCCCGTGCGGACGATCCTCAAGCCCCATCCGGCGACCGCGAAGCGGCTCGACGGCGACATCCTGTACACGCGGCTGTCGAGCTTCCCCGAACCGGCAGTCGGCGACTACGTCGACGCGGTGCAGGCGGCGCGCCGCACGGGGCCGCCGGTGAAAGGCGTGATCCTCGACCTGCGCATCAACGGCGGCGGCGCGCTCAATGCGGCGATCGGCATCACCGCGCTGTTCGCCGGCCGCGACCGCACCGCGATGGTGACGGTCGAGCGCGGCGACGCCAACCGCCGCCGCTACACGACCAACTGGCCCGACTATGCATTGCCGGTCATGCACGGCCAGGATCCGCTCGCGCCGCTGCAGGCGGACGACTGGTGGCGCACCGTGCCGCTCGTCGTGCTCGTCGACGGACAGAGCGCGTCGGCGGCCGAAGCGACCGCGGCGGCGCTGAAGGATCTCGGCCGCGCGAAGCTGCTCGGCATGCCGACCTACGGGAAGGGGCTTGCGCAGACGGGCGTCGACCTGATCGACGGCACGCGCCTGAATTTCACGTACGCGCGCAACCTGCGGCCGAACGGCTGCCCGATGGACGGCTACGGCGTCGTGCCGGACTGGCTCGTGCCGCCGCGCCGCGACTCGGACGTCGACGGCGTGCTGCTGTGGTACCGGGAAGCCGATCTCGCCCGCGCGCCGTATGCGGACCGGCTGGCGCCCGATCCGTTCGCGAAGGTGCGCAAGGAACGGCAGAAGCGGCGCGAGCAGCGAGCGCTCGCGAAGATCGATACCGCGAAGAGCGCGGCGCTGCCGCAGCGCGAGTTCGGCACGGCCACCGACTGGCAGCTCGGTCAGGCGCTGGCGGCGCTCGCCGGGCGCCCGGTGCGAACCGTCGAAGCCAGGCCGCAGTTGATGCCCGCCCAACCCGTGTGCGAGCGCGCCGGCAACTGA
- a CDS encoding YceI family protein → MKKQLIIAAGALAASLSFSAFAESVTYQFDPSHTYPSFEADHMGGLSVWRGKFDKSSGSVTLDRAAKTGTVDVTTDIASIHTGSTKLDEHLQTAEFFDVAKFPQANYKGAIKFDGDKPVSVVGNLTLHGVTKPVTLKIDSFKCMPHPMLKREVCGVDAVGEFDRSDFGLDYGKQYGFKMKTKLLITAEALKQQ, encoded by the coding sequence TTGAAAAAGCAACTGATCATCGCCGCAGGCGCGCTGGCAGCGTCGCTGTCGTTCTCGGCATTCGCCGAAAGCGTCACGTACCAGTTCGACCCGAGCCACACGTACCCGAGCTTCGAGGCTGACCACATGGGCGGCCTGTCGGTCTGGCGCGGCAAGTTCGACAAGTCGAGCGGCTCCGTGACGCTCGACCGCGCGGCGAAGACCGGTACGGTCGACGTGACGACCGACATCGCGTCGATCCACACCGGCAGCACGAAGCTCGACGAGCATCTGCAGACGGCCGAGTTCTTCGACGTCGCCAAGTTCCCGCAGGCGAACTACAAGGGCGCGATCAAGTTCGACGGCGACAAGCCGGTATCGGTGGTCGGCAACCTGACGCTGCATGGCGTCACGAAGCCGGTGACGCTGAAGATCGACTCGTTCAAGTGCATGCCGCACCCGATGCTCAAGCGTGAAGTGTGCGGCGTCGACGCAGTCGGCGAATTCGACCGCAGCGATTTCGGCCTCGACTACGGCAAGCAGTACGGCTTCAAGATGAAGACGAAGCTGCTGATCACGGCCGAAGCGCTCAAGCAGCAGTAA
- a CDS encoding cytochrome b — protein sequence MASKSLPARPVRYTQTAIALHWLIALLIVCAFALGWVMTDIPGFTPTKLKYFSWHKWIGVTVFALAVARVLWRATHVPPALPGGTPAWQRAASHGVHILLYLLMIVIPVTGYLYSSASNIPVVYLGIVPLPRLIDPDPVLKETFKTLHVSLNYILLALVSLHVVAALKHQLLDRDGLLSRMLPFAK from the coding sequence ATGGCATCGAAATCGCTGCCGGCCAGGCCGGTACGCTATACGCAGACGGCGATCGCGCTGCACTGGCTGATCGCGCTGCTGATCGTCTGCGCGTTCGCGCTGGGCTGGGTGATGACCGACATCCCCGGCTTCACGCCGACCAAGCTGAAGTACTTCTCGTGGCACAAGTGGATCGGCGTGACGGTATTCGCGCTGGCCGTCGCGCGCGTGCTGTGGCGTGCGACCCACGTGCCGCCGGCGCTGCCGGGCGGCACGCCCGCGTGGCAGCGTGCGGCGTCGCACGGCGTGCACATCCTGCTGTACCTGCTGATGATCGTGATTCCGGTGACGGGCTACCTGTACAGCTCGGCGTCGAACATCCCGGTCGTCTACCTCGGCATCGTGCCGCTGCCGCGGCTGATCGACCCCGATCCGGTGCTGAAGGAAACCTTCAAGACGCTTCACGTGTCATTGAATTACATTCTGCTTGCGCTCGTTTCGCTGCACGTGGTCGCGGCGCTCAAGCACCAGTTGTTGGACCGCGACGGCCTGCTGTCGCGGATGCTTCCCTTTGCCAAATGA
- a CDS encoding MFS transporter — translation MHAVTQSRSIASSPRVWRAVVAASIGNALEWFDLVVYGFFAVTISKLFFPAGNDTVSLLLTLGTFGVSFFMRPLGAIVLGAYADRAGRKAALTLSILLMMGGTLIIAVLPTYETIGVAAPVILVAARLMQGFSAGGEFGSATAFLAEHVPGRRGFFASWQVASQGLTTLLAAGFGTVLNAQLTAAQMASWGWRVPFFFGLLLGPVAYYIRTKVDETPEFLAAEGTANPLRDTFASHKARLVAAMGVVVLGTVATYLVLFMPTYGVKQLGLAPSAAFAAILVVGVIQMAFAPLVGHWSDTYGRVRVMIAPAIGILVLIYPAFAYLVAHPGFGTLIALQVLLAFLMTGYFAALPGLLSEVFPVQTRTTGMSLAYNVAVTIFGGFGPFIIAWLIKATGMKTAPSFYLMFAAVLSLVALVVLRKRFGFR, via the coding sequence ATGCATGCCGTCACGCAGTCCCGTTCCATTGCCTCGTCGCCGCGCGTGTGGCGCGCGGTGGTCGCCGCGTCGATCGGCAATGCGCTCGAGTGGTTCGATCTCGTCGTCTACGGCTTCTTCGCGGTGACGATCTCGAAGCTGTTCTTCCCGGCCGGCAACGACACCGTGTCGCTGCTGCTCACGCTCGGCACGTTCGGCGTGTCGTTCTTCATGCGCCCGCTCGGCGCGATCGTGCTCGGCGCGTATGCCGACCGCGCCGGCCGCAAGGCCGCGCTCACGCTGTCCATCCTGCTGATGATGGGCGGCACGCTGATCATCGCGGTGCTGCCGACCTACGAGACGATCGGCGTCGCGGCGCCGGTGATCCTCGTCGCCGCGCGGCTGATGCAGGGTTTCTCGGCCGGCGGCGAGTTCGGCAGCGCGACCGCGTTCCTCGCCGAGCACGTGCCGGGCCGGCGCGGCTTCTTCGCGAGCTGGCAGGTCGCGAGCCAGGGGCTCACGACGCTGCTCGCCGCCGGCTTCGGCACCGTGCTGAACGCGCAGCTCACGGCCGCGCAGATGGCGTCGTGGGGCTGGCGCGTGCCGTTCTTCTTCGGCCTGCTGCTCGGGCCGGTCGCGTACTACATCCGCACGAAGGTCGACGAGACCCCCGAATTCCTCGCGGCGGAAGGCACCGCGAACCCGCTGCGCGACACGTTCGCTTCGCACAAGGCGCGCCTCGTCGCCGCGATGGGCGTGGTCGTGCTCGGCACGGTCGCGACTTATCTCGTGCTGTTCATGCCGACCTACGGCGTGAAGCAGCTCGGCCTCGCGCCGTCGGCCGCGTTCGCGGCGATCCTGGTGGTCGGCGTGATCCAGATGGCGTTCGCGCCGCTCGTCGGCCACTGGTCAGACACCTACGGCCGCGTGCGCGTGATGATCGCGCCGGCCATCGGCATCCTCGTGCTGATCTATCCGGCGTTCGCGTACCTGGTCGCGCATCCGGGCTTCGGCACGCTGATCGCGCTGCAGGTGCTGCTCGCGTTCCTGATGACGGGCTACTTCGCGGCGCTGCCGGGTTTGCTGTCGGAAGTGTTTCCGGTGCAGACGCGCACGACCGGGATGTCGCTCGCGTATAACGTCGCGGTGACGATCTTCGGCGGCTTCGGGCCGTTCATCATCGCGTGGCTGATCAAGGCGACCGGAATGAAGACCGCGCCGAGCTTCTACCTGATGTTCGCGGCCGTGCTGAGCCTCGTGGCGCTGGTCGTGCTGCGCAAGCGGTTCGGGTTCCGGTAA
- a CDS encoding PqiC family protein codes for MTTTRVNGFASGAAAAVAALALAACSSPPARFYTLSPADAAAPLRTAPANPAFLIEVPSVGVPEQVAKNQLVVQKNAAQVDVLEQERWASPPADEIRRALSDDLAAQLGTIDVANSATPPGVPVYRISVNVQRFESWPGKRAAVDAVWSVRSLATQAVMTCRTSVAEPVADGYDALVAGHRRALDVIATQAAAGVRAMAARRGTATATAPAAGSKTAAAPVVPCPANPTSGGDAGATGKSGA; via the coding sequence ATGACGACGACACGCGTGAACGGTTTCGCGAGCGGCGCGGCGGCAGCTGTCGCCGCCCTCGCGCTCGCCGCGTGCAGCTCGCCGCCCGCGCGGTTCTACACGCTCAGCCCGGCCGATGCCGCGGCACCGCTGCGCACCGCGCCGGCCAACCCGGCGTTCCTGATCGAGGTGCCGTCCGTCGGCGTGCCCGAGCAGGTCGCGAAGAACCAGCTGGTCGTGCAGAAGAACGCCGCGCAGGTCGACGTGCTCGAGCAGGAACGCTGGGCGTCGCCGCCCGCCGACGAGATCCGTCGCGCGCTGTCGGACGATCTCGCCGCGCAGCTCGGCACGATCGACGTCGCGAACTCCGCGACCCCGCCCGGCGTGCCGGTGTACCGGATCAGCGTGAACGTGCAGCGCTTCGAGTCGTGGCCCGGCAAACGCGCGGCGGTCGACGCCGTGTGGAGCGTGCGCTCGCTCGCCACGCAGGCCGTGATGACCTGCCGCACGAGCGTCGCGGAACCGGTCGCCGACGGCTACGACGCGCTCGTCGCCGGCCACCGGCGCGCGCTCGACGTGATTGCCACGCAAGCCGCGGCCGGCGTGCGCGCGATGGCCGCGCGCCGCGGCACGGCGACTGCCACGGCGCCCGCTGCCGGCAGCAAGACGGCCGCCGCGCCGGTCGTGCCGTGCCCGGCCAACCCGACCTCCGGCGGCGACGCCGGCGCGACGGGCAAGTCCGGCGCGTAA
- a CDS encoding paraquat-inducible protein A: MQRYDLIACHECDALLHKPRLSGREIARCPRCDALLYRNSTTQIERITALAVAALVTFIIAQTFPILEMDLNGTRVQTTLIGAIDTLWHQDMAVVGVMVFCSTVLFPLVEMAALLYVLLPIRRGVVPPGLNLVLRTIQLVRPWGMIEVFMLGIVVTIVKMVSLARVVPDAALFAFGALTLMIAVVLMFDPRTVWDIADDLRAGRSPAGPDTAAALPEAPRR, translated from the coding sequence ATGCAACGATACGACCTGATTGCCTGCCACGAATGCGACGCACTGTTGCATAAACCGCGCCTGAGCGGCCGCGAGATCGCGCGCTGTCCGCGCTGCGACGCGCTGCTCTATCGCAACAGCACCACGCAGATCGAGCGCATCACCGCGCTCGCGGTCGCGGCGCTCGTCACGTTCATCATCGCGCAGACGTTCCCGATCCTCGAAATGGACCTGAACGGCACGCGCGTGCAGACGACGCTGATCGGCGCGATCGACACGCTGTGGCATCAGGACATGGCGGTCGTCGGCGTGATGGTGTTCTGCTCGACCGTGCTGTTCCCGCTCGTCGAGATGGCCGCGCTGCTTTACGTGCTGCTGCCGATCCGCCGCGGCGTCGTGCCGCCGGGCCTGAACCTCGTGCTGCGCACGATCCAGCTCGTGCGGCCGTGGGGGATGATCGAGGTGTTCATGCTCGGCATCGTGGTCACGATCGTGAAGATGGTGAGCCTCGCGCGCGTCGTGCCCGACGCGGCGCTGTTCGCGTTCGGCGCGCTCACGCTGATGATCGCCGTCGTGCTGATGTTCGACCCGCGCACGGTGTGGGACATCGCCGACGACCTGCGCGCCGGCCGCTCGCCCGCGGGGCCCGACACCGCGGCGGCGCTGCCGGAAGCGCCCCGCCGATGA
- a CDS encoding PqiB family protein encodes MNSPQGPQHDAPRPPDPTISTKSGWLPSLVWLVPLIAALIGIGLVIKSVRERGPEITISFHSAEGLEPGKTQVKYKDVEIGMVKTIKLSKDLSRVLVQVQLKKEAEDFAVKGSRFWIVRPRVGATGVSGLGTLLSGAYIGVDAGRSEDTLTDFTGLESPPAVTGDQKGTQYVLRGDSLGSVDIGSPVYYRRVQVGQVVGFSLDKDGTGVTFNVFVNAPYNQYVGVNSRWWQASGVDLRLDSSGLKLNTQSLATVILGGIAFQTPPNQGSGATAPNNTTFRLASDEGDAMRDPDGQPLQVVMNFNQSLRGLAVGATVDFRGIVLGEVTNIGIDFDPKTKNFLMPVTMNVYPERLGRRFRETIESKGEPARREIVERLVQHGLRGQLRTGNLLTSQLYVALDFFPKAPAVKIDTARQPLELPTVPNTLDELQLQVADIAKKLDKVPFDQIGANLNSALSNADKLFKQLDTQVAPEARDTLSAAKQTFSTAEATLQQDSPLQSDVRGALKELTRTLQSLNALADYLERHPESLLKGKPGDKQ; translated from the coding sequence ATGAATAGTCCACAAGGCCCGCAGCACGACGCGCCCCGGCCGCCCGATCCGACGATCTCGACGAAAAGCGGCTGGCTGCCGTCGCTCGTCTGGCTCGTGCCGCTGATCGCCGCGCTGATCGGCATCGGCCTCGTGATCAAGTCCGTACGCGAGCGCGGCCCGGAAATCACGATCAGCTTCCACAGCGCCGAAGGGCTCGAGCCGGGCAAGACCCAGGTCAAGTACAAGGACGTCGAGATCGGCATGGTCAAGACGATCAAGCTGTCGAAAGACCTGTCGCGCGTGCTCGTCCAGGTGCAGCTCAAGAAGGAAGCGGAGGATTTCGCGGTCAAGGGCTCGCGCTTCTGGATCGTGCGGCCGCGCGTCGGCGCGACCGGCGTGTCGGGGCTCGGCACGCTGCTGTCGGGCGCGTACATCGGCGTCGACGCCGGGCGCTCGGAGGATACGCTGACCGACTTCACGGGACTCGAGTCACCGCCCGCCGTCACGGGCGACCAGAAAGGCACGCAGTACGTGCTGCGCGGCGATTCGCTCGGCTCGGTCGACATCGGCTCGCCGGTCTACTACCGCCGCGTGCAGGTCGGCCAGGTAGTCGGCTTCTCGCTCGACAAGGACGGCACCGGCGTCACGTTCAACGTGTTCGTCAATGCGCCGTACAACCAGTACGTCGGCGTGAATTCGCGCTGGTGGCAGGCAAGCGGCGTGGACCTGCGGCTCGACTCGAGCGGCCTGAAGCTGAACACGCAGTCGCTCGCGACGGTGATCCTCGGCGGCATCGCGTTCCAGACGCCACCGAACCAGGGCTCCGGCGCGACCGCGCCGAACAACACGACGTTCCGCCTCGCGTCCGACGAGGGCGACGCGATGCGCGACCCGGACGGCCAGCCACTGCAGGTCGTGATGAACTTCAACCAGTCGCTGCGCGGGCTCGCGGTCGGCGCGACGGTCGACTTCCGCGGCATCGTGCTCGGCGAAGTGACGAACATCGGCATCGACTTCGATCCGAAGACGAAGAACTTCCTGATGCCGGTGACGATGAACGTGTATCCGGAACGCCTCGGCCGCCGCTTCCGCGAAACGATCGAGAGCAAGGGCGAACCGGCCCGCCGCGAGATCGTCGAGCGGCTCGTCCAGCACGGGCTGCGCGGCCAGCTGCGCACCGGCAACCTGCTGACGAGCCAGCTGTACGTCGCGCTCGACTTCTTCCCGAAGGCGCCGGCCGTGAAGATCGACACGGCGCGCCAGCCGCTCGAGCTGCCGACCGTGCCGAACACGCTCGACGAGCTGCAGCTGCAGGTCGCCGACATCGCGAAGAAGCTCGACAAGGTGCCGTTCGACCAGATCGGCGCGAACCTGAACAGCGCGCTGTCGAACGCCGACAAGCTGTTCAAGCAGCTCGACACGCAGGTCGCGCCGGAAGCGCGCGACACGCTGTCGGCCGCGAAGCAGACCTTCTCGACCGCCGAAGCGACGCTGCAGCAGGATTCGCCGCTGCAGTCCGACGTGCGCGGTGCGCTGAAGGAGCTCACGCGCACGCTGCAATCGCTGAACGCGCTCGCCGACTATCTGGAGCGCCACCCCGAATCGCTGCTCAAGGGCAAGCCAGGAGATAAACAATGA